Sequence from the Dehalococcoidia bacterium genome:
GCGCGGCTCTACCCCGACGCAAACGAGACGGTACGCAAGCGGCTCGAATACGAGCTGGACGTCGTCGAAGAGACGGGCTTTCCGGCCTACATCTTGCTCGTGCGCGAGTTCGCGCAGTACGCGCGAACGCACCGCATCCCCTTCGGCGTGCGCGGCTCGGCCGCGGCGAGCATCATTCTCTACTGCACCGGCATCACCGAGATCGACCCGATCAAGCACCGGCTCGTGTTCGAGCGCTTCTTGAACCGCGAGCGGCGCGAGATGCCCGACATCGATATGGACATCGCCGACGATCGTCGCGGCGAGTTGATCAAGTACGTCGCCGACCGTTTTGGCCACGACCGCGTGGCGCAGATCATCACCTACGGGACGCTCGGCGCCAAGGCGGCGATCCGCGATGTGGGCCGCGCCCTGGGCATGGCGCCGGGCGATACCGACCGCCTCGCGCGCCTCGTGCCCCCCGCGCTGCACATGACGATCGAGCGCGCCCTCAACGAGAGCCAGGAGCTGCGCCAGCGCTACGATGGCGACCCGGTGGTGAAGCGGCTGATCGACACGTCGCGTGAGGTCGAAGGGATCGCGCGGCACGCCAGCACGCACGCGGCCGGCGTGGTGATCGCCAAAGACCCGCTGGTCGAGCATGTGCCGCTGCAGAAGCCGGCGCGCGGCGACGATCAATCGCTGCCGATGGTCTGCTGGGACATGAACACGGTGGCCGAGATCGGCCTGCTGAAGATGGACTTCCTCGGCCTCTCGAACCTCACCATCCTCGGCAAGGCGATCGAGCTGATCAGCGAGACGCGCGGCCTCGACCTGGTGCTGAGCGAGCTGCCCGACGGCGACCCGAAGACCTACGAGATGCTGAAGCAGGGCGAGACGTTCGGCGTCTTCCAGCTCGAATCGGCGCCGATGCGGCGGCACATTCAGGAGCTGCGTCCGGAGTCGATCGCCGAGCTGTCGGCGATGGTCGCGCTCTACCGCCCCGGTCCGATGGCGCATATCCCCGCCTACTGCCGCTCGAAGCACGGCATCGAGCCGGTGAAGTACCCGCACCCGGACCTGGCGGAGATCCTGGACGAGACCTACGGCATCATCGTCTACCAGGACCAGGTGCTGCTGATCGCGCAGAAGTTCGGCGGCTACACGCTGGGCCAGGCCGACATCATGCGCAAGGCGATGGGCAAGAAGATCGCGGAGAAGATGCGCGCCGAGCGCGACCACTTCCGCGCCGGCGCCGTGGAGAAGGGCTACACCCAGGCCGACGCCGACCGCATCTTCGACCTGATCGAGCCCTTCGCCGGCTATGCCTTCAACAAGGCGCACGCCACCTGCTACGGCACGATCTCCTACCAGACGGCCTATCTGAAGGCGAACTACGCCGCCGAATACATGACTGCCGTGCTGCAGTTGGCGGATAACCACCCCGCCGGCTTCGCCGAGCGCGTCGCCGCCGCCGCGGCCGAGTGCGCCCGCCTCGACCTTGTGATGCTGCCGCCGGACGTGAACCGCAGCGACGTGACCTTCCGTATCGACACGGTGGCGGACGAACGCACCGGCATTCGCTTCGGCCTCTCCTCGATCAAGAACGTCGGTTCCGGCGCGATCGAGGCGCTGATCGAGGAGCGCACGCAGAACGGCCCCTTCGCTTCGCTGGAAGAGTTCTGCCGCCGCGCGAACTTGAAAAACGCGAACAAGCGCATGCTGGAGAGCCTGATCAAGGCCGGCGCCCTCGACTGCTTCGCCGCCGATGCCGGCATGGAGCGGGAGCAGTACCGCAGCACGCTGCTGTTCAACATCGACCGCATCGTGAGCCTCGTGCAGCGCGAGCAGAAGCTGCGCGACGCGGGCCAGACGACGATGTTCGACATGTTCGGCGAAAGCGCCGATGCGCCGCTGCCGCAGCTCGAGCTGCTGACCACGCCCTCGCTGCAGGCGAAGGAGCTGCTGGCATACGAGAAGGAGCTGCTCGGCGTCTACGTTTCCGAGCACCCGTTCAAAGCCGCTTCCGTCGCGCTGGCGTCGCAGGTGGATATGCTGATCACCGAGATCAGCGCGGAGAGCGCGGGGCGCGAGGCGCGCCTTGCGGGCATCGTCGTTGCGGTGCGGCCGCTCTTGACCAAGGCCGGCCGCGGCTTCTGCGCCGCCACGCTCGAAGACCTCACCGGCCAGGTGGAGATCACCGTCTGGCCCGACACCTACGAGCAGCAGCGCGAGCTGTGGGTCGAGGGCCAGATCGTGCGCCTCACGGCGCGCATCCGCCTGCGCGACGACCGGCTCGACGTGGCAGTCGTGAACGCCACCGCGTTCGACCCGCACGCGGAGGGCGGCGTCCCGGCCGAAATGCGCGAGACCGTCGCCGAAGTGAACCGGCTGGCCCCCGGCCGCCCGCCGGAGCAGACGAACGGCTATCGCAACGGGAACGGCAACGGCCGCGGGCGCAACGGCAATGGTAATGGGAATGGCTACAAGAACGGCACCGGCAGTGGGCTTCCGGCCGGGCCGCCGCCGCGCTTTCTCGTGCGCATCGAGATCACCGAGCGTCCGGACGACGAGGCGGACGACCGCCGGCGGCTGAACGAGCTGGTGCAGGCGCTCACGGCCGCGCCGGGCAAGGACGAGGTCCACCTCGTGCTCTGCACGCAGGCGCAACGCTACGAGCTGGAGCTTTCGCCGGTTGCCCTCACGCCGCAGCTGGAGGAGCGGCTGCGGCCGATCCTGACGCCCGACGACTGGGGCCGCGTCTTCCCGGAGGCGCTGCCGGCAGCGTCCTGAGCGCGGCCGTTCGGCCCTCAACCTCTCGTCTCTCCTTCCCCCAATCCTGGAGGGGAGGAGACGATCCAGCCGTGAGCGTACCGTGACCCATACGGTTAACCAGACGCCGTCTGAGTCGTGCTGCGCACGATCGCCCCTCGCCCAATCCTGGGCGAGGGGGAAGGGGGTGAGGGCCGATGGCCGCGCTCGCAACCCCGGCGGCTATACTGGAGCGCAACACCGCCGGCCCCTTCTGTCGGCCGCGAGGGTTACCGTCGTGCAGATTCCCGAGATCCAGCGGCTGCTGGCGGAGCGCGGCCTCGACGGCTGGCTGTTCTGCGACTTCCGCCGCTCCAACCCGATCGCCTATCAGGCGCTGGGGCTGCGCACGCAGATCGTGACGCGGCGCTGGTACTACTTCGCGCCGGCGCAGGGCGAGCCGCGCGGGCTGGTCAGCGCCCTGGAGCCGCACGCGCTGGACGGCCTGCCGGGAGCGATGCGCGTCTACCGTTCCTGGCAGGAGCGCGAGGCCGGCATCGCCGCCCTGCTCGATGGCGCCACGCGTATCGCCGCCGAATACTCGCCGCGCAACACGATTCCGTATGTCTCGCGCGTGGACGCCGGCACGGTCGAGCTGCTGCGCTCGCTGGGCAAAGAGGTCGTCAGCTCCGCCGACCTGGTGCAGTACGCCGTCGCCCGCTGGAGCGAGGCGCAGCTCCAGAGCCATCTCGCCGCGTCCGAAGCGATCATGCGGGCGAAGGACCACGCCTTCGCCTACATCGGCGAGCGGCTGCGCGCCGGCGCCACGCCGACCGACTACGAGGTCCAGCAGATCATGTGGGCCGACTTCGCCGCGGACGGCATCGAGGCCGACGACCCGCCGATCGTCGCCACCAACGCCAACGCCAGCAACCCGCACTACCTGCCGACCGCGGACAACGCCACGCCGATCCTCGCGGGTGACGTGGTGCTGATCGACTTTTGGGGCAAGCTGAGGCAGCCCGACGCCGTGTACGCCGACCACACCTGGATGGCCTACGCCGGTGCGGCCGTGCCGCCGCGCCAGGCTGAGGTCTTCGCTGCCGTGGCCGCCGCGCGAGACGCCGCGATCGAGCTGGTACGCCGGCGCATGGCGGCAGGCGCGACGCTGCACGGCTACGAGGTCGACGACGCCGCACGGGCGGTGATCGAGGACGCGGGCTTCGGCGAGTACTTCGTGCACCGCACCGGCCACAGCATCGGCGAAGAGGTGCACGGCGACGGCGCCAACATGGACAACTTCGAGTCGCACGACGAGCGGCAGGTGCTGACGCGCACCTGCTTCTCGATCGAGCCGGGCATCTATCTGCCCGAGTTCGGCGTGCGCAGCGAGGTCGACCTCTACGTGCACGACGACGGCCAGATTACGGTCACGGGCGGGCCGCCGCAGCGCACGATGACGCCGCTGCTCTGAAACCGCTCGGCGCGCCTAACCCCGCTTTGCTTCAACAGCGCCGTTTCGCGGCGATCCGAAGAACGCCGCGTCCGCATGGGAAGTCTCGGTCTGACGTGGGCGCCCAGCGCCCATCGAGCACCGTTACGCTGCGCTCTGGCCCGACGCG
This genomic interval carries:
- the dnaE gene encoding DNA polymerase III subunit alpha: MFTHLHLHTEFSLLDGLARIEPALDRVKAIGQEAAAITDHGNLYGAIDFYKAARKRGIKPLIGIEAYVAPGSRLSREPREKSPFHLTLIARNLQGFKNLLALSSAANLEGYYYKPRMDRELFEKHAGGLLALSGCPSSEVHRALQDGRRDDAIAAIRWYREVFDGNYYIEIQEHGDEQFSRLNPELVALGKELGLPVVVTNDSHYTAPGDAEAHDILLCIGTNSTVNDPKRMRMEGGSYYIKSEDEMTALFPELPEVVSNTWKVAESVESYELEFGRLNLPDPELPDDLNPMQYLAKLSWEGLARLYPDANETVRKRLEYELDVVEETGFPAYILLVREFAQYARTHRIPFGVRGSAAASIILYCTGITEIDPIKHRLVFERFLNRERREMPDIDMDIADDRRGELIKYVADRFGHDRVAQIITYGTLGAKAAIRDVGRALGMAPGDTDRLARLVPPALHMTIERALNESQELRQRYDGDPVVKRLIDTSREVEGIARHASTHAAGVVIAKDPLVEHVPLQKPARGDDQSLPMVCWDMNTVAEIGLLKMDFLGLSNLTILGKAIELISETRGLDLVLSELPDGDPKTYEMLKQGETFGVFQLESAPMRRHIQELRPESIAELSAMVALYRPGPMAHIPAYCRSKHGIEPVKYPHPDLAEILDETYGIIVYQDQVLLIAQKFGGYTLGQADIMRKAMGKKIAEKMRAERDHFRAGAVEKGYTQADADRIFDLIEPFAGYAFNKAHATCYGTISYQTAYLKANYAAEYMTAVLQLADNHPAGFAERVAAAAAECARLDLVMLPPDVNRSDVTFRIDTVADERTGIRFGLSSIKNVGSGAIEALIEERTQNGPFASLEEFCRRANLKNANKRMLESLIKAGALDCFAADAGMEREQYRSTLLFNIDRIVSLVQREQKLRDAGQTTMFDMFGESADAPLPQLELLTTPSLQAKELLAYEKELLGVYVSEHPFKAASVALASQVDMLITEISAESAGREARLAGIVVAVRPLLTKAGRGFCAATLEDLTGQVEITVWPDTYEQQRELWVEGQIVRLTARIRLRDDRLDVAVVNATAFDPHAEGGVPAEMRETVAEVNRLAPGRPPEQTNGYRNGNGNGRGRNGNGNGNGYKNGTGSGLPAGPPPRFLVRIEITERPDDEADDRRRLNELVQALTAAPGKDEVHLVLCTQAQRYELELSPVALTPQLEERLRPILTPDDWGRVFPEALPAAS
- a CDS encoding M24 family metallopeptidase, with translation MQIPEIQRLLAERGLDGWLFCDFRRSNPIAYQALGLRTQIVTRRWYYFAPAQGEPRGLVSALEPHALDGLPGAMRVYRSWQEREAGIAALLDGATRIAAEYSPRNTIPYVSRVDAGTVELLRSLGKEVVSSADLVQYAVARWSEAQLQSHLAASEAIMRAKDHAFAYIGERLRAGATPTDYEVQQIMWADFAADGIEADDPPIVATNANASNPHYLPTADNATPILAGDVVLIDFWGKLRQPDAVYADHTWMAYAGAAVPPRQAEVFAAVAAARDAAIELVRRRMAAGATLHGYEVDDAARAVIEDAGFGEYFVHRTGHSIGEEVHGDGANMDNFESHDERQVLTRTCFSIEPGIYLPEFGVRSEVDLYVHDDGQITVTGGPPQRTMTPLL